GCAATGGCGGAGGACCCGGTGTCGGTCGCCGACGAGATGTACGAGGACGTCGGCGCTCCTACGGTCGGACCGACCGCGGCCCCCGAAGTGCCGGGATCTCCCGGTGTCCCCGAGCCCGACGAGGTCGACGCCACGACGACGGCGCCTGAGGCGGTGGTGCCCGACGTCACGGTGGCCGTCGCCCCCGAGGAGAAGGGCGTGCACCAGTCCAGGGTCTGGTCGGGCGTCCCCGAGCCCGACGGGTCCCAGGGGGGTGCCTATGTCCCCAGGCCCGTTCCCCGGGTGATGGCGGTCGCCAACCAGAAGGGCGGCGTCGGCAAGACCACGACCGCCGTCAACCTCGGTGCCGGCCTGGCCGAGATCGGGTTCCGGGTCCTGGTGATCGACCTCGACCCCCAGGGCAACGCCACCACGGGTCTGGGCATCGACGCCCGGTCCTTCGAGCTCTCGATGTACGACGTGGTCATGCGCGACACGAAGCTCGAGGACGCCATCGAGCCGACCAGCATGAAGAACCTCTTCGTGGCCCCCGCCACCATCGACCTGGCCGGAGCCGAAATCGAGCTCGTCCCCACCTTCAGCCGCGAGCTCAAGCTCCGCCGAGCGCTCGAGTCGGTGATCCCCGACTTCGACTACGTCCTGATCGACTGTCCCCCGTCGCTCGGCCTCATCACCGTCAACGGACTGGCCGCCGCCGACGAGGTGCTCGTCCCCATCCAGTGCGAATACTACGCCCTCGAAGGGTTGGGCCAGCTCCTGCGCAACGTCCACCTGGTCCAGTCGAACCTCAACGAGAAGCTCGAGGTGACGACCATCGTCCTCACCATGTACGACGCCCGGACCAAGCTGGCCGAACAGGTGGCCGACGAGGTGCGGACGCACTTCGGGAACAAGGTGTGCAGGAACGTGATCCCCAGGACGGTGCGCATCTCCGAGGCGCCGTCGTTCGGGCAGCCGATCACGGCGTTCGACCCCAGTTCGCGAGGGGCGATCGCCTACCGGGAGCTAGCCAAGGAGGTCAGTGGTGGCGCGTCGTAGCGGACTGGGCAAGGGTCTCGGAGCGCTGATCCCGACCGAGGCCAAGGACCGGGACTCGGTCCTGCGGGTGGTGGCGATGACGAGCATCCGCCCCAACCCGCTGCAGCCCCGTACCCGCTTCGACGAGGAGGCCATGTCGAGCCTGGCGTCGTCGATCCGCGAGGTGGGGGTCCTCCAGCCCATCCTGGTGCGCGAGACCGCTGACGACGAGTACGAGCTCATCGCCGGGGAACGCCGCTGGCGGGCGGCCCGGCGGGCCGGGCTACAGACCATCCCCGTGCTGGTCCAGAGTGCCACCGACGTCCACAGCCTCGAGCAGGCCCTGGTGGAGAACCTGCACCGGGAGGACCTGAACCCCCTCGAGGAGGCGGGCGCCTTCCAGCAGCTGGTGGACGAGTTCGGTTACACCCACGAACAGGTGGCCGCCCGGGTCGGGAAGAGCCGGACGGCCGTCACCAACATCCTGCGGCTGCTCCAGCTCCCGGCGGGTGTGCAGCGTGCCCTTGCCGACGGCGTGCTGTCCGCGGGCCACGCCCGGGCCCTGCTCGGCACCCCCGACCGCAACTTCCAGGAGGACATGGCCAAGCGCGCCGTGGCCGAGGGCCTCACCGTCCGGGCCGTGGAGGAGGCCGTGCGGCGACACGTCGCCGGGGTCGAGCCCGAGGACACGGCCGGAGAGCACACCAACGGTGCCACCCCCGCCGCCACGGATGCCGTCCAGACAGGCCCCGGGACCACCCCGGCCGTCCGGCGCCGTCTCCCCGCGCCCGGTGTGCTCGAGCTCGAGGACCTCCTGTCGAACCGCCTCAACACGAGGGTGAAGGTGGAGATGGGCGCCAAGCGCGGTCGGGTGGTCATCGACTTCGCCACCCTCGAGGACCTCGAGCGCATCTACAAGCTCATGGTGGGAGGCGTCACCGCCTAGGCCGCCTAGGCCCGCTTGGGCCCGCCCAGCCTGGACCGGGCGCGCCCCAGATCGCCTCGGGTCTGTGTCGGAACCGTGAACGTGACCTTCTGACCAGGGATTTCTCCCGGGGTCGGAACCCTCTAGCGAACGTAAAGCTTATCCACCGGCTGTGCATGAGCCTGTGGACAAGTAGTGGCGGTTGAGGGTTCACCGCTCCACCGACGAGGCACCCCCGCCGGTTGTCCGAGCCGTCAGTCCACGGGCGTGGCGGCCCACGCCACCAGGGCCTGGGCCAGGGCTTCGGCCAGCGCCCCGGCGTGGCGCACCACGACCTGGGGGGGACCGACCTCGCACACCACCGCCGGCATCCGGGTCTCGCGCAGCACGGGGAGGGTCATGCCCGTGACCCCTTCTGCCGGCACCCCCAGCGCGGCGGCGGCCAGGGCGTGCACGAGCTCGGCCAGTCTGCGCCCGCCGGCGGACTCGTAGCTATACCCCGAATAGTAGGCAGTTGAACACTGGGCGCGGTTGGAATCGAGACGCAGCCCGAGGTAGACGTCGACGCCGGCGGCGTTGGCGGCCGCCGCCTGCATGGAGGGGTCGGGGTGCAGCAGGGGCACGACCCGGGCACCGGTGGCCACCAGGCGCCGTCGGATCGCCGTGACCAGGACGTCGAGGCCGCCCTCCTCGCCGATGGCGACCCGGCGCCCGAGGAGCGTGCGGGGGGCGCGGCGCAGGCGGTCGCGGTCGCGGACCGTGCTGACCAGCTCGGGGTCGCCGTGCCGCGGCGTCACGCGGCGCAGCTCGCGGAACGTCGACGCGCCCAGGATGCCGTCCACGGGCAGGGCGGTGTTGCGCTGGAAGTCGGCCAGCGCCGTGGAGGTCAGGTCGCCGAAGATGCCGTCCACGCGCCCGGTGTCGAAGCCGAGCGCCGACAGGCGTCGTTGCAGGTCGGCGACGTCGTCCCCGCGCAACATGGGTCGGCGCAGGTAGAGGAAGCGGTCACCGAGGCGCAGGCCCGCCTCGACCAGCGCCGACCAGGTCTGGGGCCCGCACGTGCCGTCCACCCGCAGCCCGCGGCGGTACTGGAACGCCTCGACGGCGGCTTTGGTCCCCGCCCCGAACACCCCGTCGGGGTCCGGGGCGGTCGGCAGGTCGAGGTCGTGGAGCCGTCGTTGCAGGTCGGCGACGCCCACACCCGTGGCGCCCGGGGCGACAGGGAGGCTGCCGCCGGGGGTTACAGGTACGCCTGCAGCTCCTGGAGGAGCTGCGCCTTGCCCCGGGCGCCCACGATGCGCACCTCGGGCTCCCCGTCCTTGAACAGGAGCAGGGTCGGGATGCTCATCACCTCGTAGCGGCGCGTCACGTCCAGGTTCTCGTCGATGTTGAGTTTGGCGACCTGGATCTTGCCGGGGTTCTCCGCCGAGATCTCCTCGAGGACCGGGGCGATCATCTTGCATGGACCGCACCACTCGGCCCAGAAGTCCACCAGCACCGGCGTGTCGGCGGCCTTGACATGCTCGTCAAACGTAGCGTCGCTCAGGGTCGTGATCCCCTCGCTCATCGGTCGGTCCTCCTCTGGCACCGCGGTCGGTGCGCTTCGTGGAACGTTCTGGGAACACCTGCCGGCATCCCGGCATTCCCGCTGCTGGGGGGGCCTGTCGGGCCACCGGGGCCGGGCGGCGCGGCCTCGTCAGGCCTGGCCTCGGGCCTCGAGCCAGCGCTCGGTGTCGAGGGCCGCCATGCAGCCCGAGCCCGCCGCCGTGACGGCCTGGCGGTACACGTGGTCCTGCACGTCGCCGCAGGCGAAGACGCCGTCGACGTTCGTACGCGTGCCGTCGTGGGTCTTGATGTACCCGGCCTCGTCCATGTCGAGCTGTCCGGCGAACACCGCCGTGTTGGGGGCGTGGCCGATGGCCACGAACACGCCGTCGGCGTCGAGGACGGAGTCCTCGCCGGTCACCACGTTGCGCAGGCCCACGCCGGCGACCTTGCCGTCACCGAGCACCTCGGTCACCACGCTGTCCCAGCGGAATTCGACCTTCTCGTTGGCGAACGCCCGGTCCTGCATGATCTTCGACGCCCGCAGCTCCTTGCGGCGGTGCACCAAGGTCACGCTCTCGCCGAAGCGGGTCAGGAACAGCGCCTCCTCGAGGGCCGAGTCGCCCCCGCCGACCACCACGATCTTGCGGTCGCGGAAGAAGAAGCCGTCGCAGGTGGCGCAGGTCGACACCCCGTGCCCGAGCAGGCGGGCCTCGCCGGGAACGCCCAGCATGATGGAGCGGGCCCCGGTGGCGACGATCAGCACCCGGGCCAGGAGGTCGGGCTCGCCCTCGGTCGCTCCGGTCCACACGCCGAAGGGGGAGGCGTCGAGCGCCACCCGCGTCGCCTTACGGGTCGAGAACGAGGCGCCGAAGCGCGCCGCCTGGTCGCGGAAGCGGCCCATGAGCTCGGGGCCGAGGATGCCGTCGACGAAGCCGGGATAGTTCTCGACCTCGGTGGTGAGCATGAGCTGCCCACCCGGCTGGTCGCTCGTGGACGAGGGCTCACCCTCGACGACCAGGGGCGACAGGTTGGCGCGCGCCGTGTAGACCGCCGCCGTCAGGCCGGCGGGGCCCGACCCCAGGATGACGACCTCGTGCTGCTCGGGCATCTCAGGCCGCGCCCGTGCCCCGGGCGCGACGCTTGGACCACGCGAATGCCCCCGCCGCCACCAGGAGCGCGCCGATCAGCGCATCCGAGGCCCACACCCGGCCCCGGAAGGCGTAGACGTCGAGGAGCCGGACCAGGATGATCACGGCCAGCACGGACAGGACGAGCGCCATGACGCCGATGATGACGCCGAACACGACGGCCCGGGCGGCGATCATGAGCGGCCGGACCACCCGGTCGTGGACGGCGGCCACGACGTCCTCGACCGTGTCCGCCACCTTGGCCGGCCAGTCGGCCTGGTCGGCGCCCGGCCGCGCGCGGTGCGGGGACACGGGCGCGGGGCCGGCCGGAGGCGGGGACGCCGACGGCGCGGGGCCGGGCGGTTCGCTCGTGGCCTGGTCTTCCATGGGCGTGAGGTTAGTCGGCACCCCCGCCGTCACGGCTCAGCGACGGGCGGTGATGAAGCACACGCCCACCGAGCGCGGGCCGGCGTGGCTCCCCACCACCGGGCCGAGGTCCCCGAGGACGAGCTCGTGTTCGGTCCGGGCGCGCGTGACCAGGCGGAGGACCTCGTCGATGTCCGGGGCCACGCCGTTGGCCACGCCCAGGCGCTCGAGCGGCCCCGCGTCGACCGCCTTGTTGGCCAGGTACTGCAACGACCGCGACCGCGTGCGTTGCTTCGACTCCACCTCGACGACGCCGTCGCGCACCTCGATGACGGGCTTGATCGAAAGGAGGGAACCCATGAGGTGGGCGGCGCCCCCGATGCGCCCGCCGCGTTTGAGGTAGTCGAGGCTGTCGACGACGCCGTAGACGTGGGTGCGCCCCTTCATGTCCTCGACGGCAGCGGCGATGTCGTCCAGGGAGACGTCCTGGTCCGCCAGGTCGGCGGCCGCCAGTGCGAGGAGCCCCTGGCCCATGGTCACGCTCTGCGTGTCCACCACGCGCACGGGGATGCGGTCGGCCACCGTGTCGGCGGCCGTGCACGCCGCCTGGTACGTGGCCGACAGGCCCGACGAGATCGTCACGCAGACGACACCGCGGTGCCCGGCGGCGGCGGCGTCGAGGAAGGCCTGCTGGAACGCCCCCGGTGACGGGGCGGCCGTCTCGGGCATGTCCGGGCCGGTGACCACGCGGTCCCAGAACTCCTTGGCCGACAGCTCGTCGCGGTCGACGAGCTCCTCGGCGCCGAAGCGGATGGTGAGCGGGACGACGCGCACGTCGTGCTCGTCGGCGGTCGCCGGCATCAGATCGCACGCGCTGTCGGTCACGACCTGGATGCTCGCCATCGGTCCTCCCTCGTTCGGAGCGCTCGGCTCACCGCCGAGTCTGCTACAGGCCGGGGCCGTCGTGGGGCGACCGGCCCGGCTCCGGCGGGCGCGTCGGGCCGAGCCGGGTGGGCCGTAGGGGCGGGCGCCCCGCGGGTGGCAGCGGTACGGGTGGCGGGGGCGCACCCGGCCGGCGGCGGCGGACCACGACGGGCCGGGGGCGCGGCGGGTGGCCACGGCCGTCGGGCTGCGGCCGGCCACCGGCGCGCCGGGCATCTCCGTCGCGGCTCCGACCGTCGCCCCCCCCGCCGCCGCCCCCCCCGCCACTGCCGCCACCAGGGCCGATGCCGCCGACTCCCCGCCCGCCCCCCGCCCGACCGCCACCACCGCCCCCGCCCCCGCCGAGGCGGGCACGGCGCCGCCGCCTGGCGGCACGTTCGGCCAGTCCGCCCGCGGCGAGCACGTAGGCCCCGGCCCCGGCCCCCGCGCCCAGTGCCACCCGGCCGAGCAGCCCGAACGTGGTCTCCGAGCCCGACACGTTGCTGCCGAGCGCCGACGCCACCACCAGTGCGCACGTGGCCAGCAGGACGTGGCCGAGCGGCCCGCCCACGAGGTCGCCGCCGAGGCCGTGGACGCGTGAGCGCACGAACCCGAGGGCGACGACCGCACCCACCGAGTAGGCCAGGCTGATCGACAGGGCGATGCCGCGCACGCCGTAGTGGCCTGCCAGCGCCACCGCCAGCACGATGTTGACGACGTTCTCGAAGGCGTACAGCCAGAACGCGGCGCGCAGGTCCTGCACGGACTGCAGCACGCGCACCGCGTACAGGAAGACGCAGAACCCGGGTAGGCCGAGGGCCAGCATGGCGAGCGCCACCGCCGTCTGCGCCGTCGTGCCGTGCGCGGCGCCGTGGCCGAGCACGAGCGCCACCAGCGGCCGTGACAGGATCACCTCGCCGGCTGCGGCGGGGATGATGATGGCGAGCATGGCGCGCAGCCCCGTGCCCATGCGCCGGCGGAACGCCACGAAGTCGCCCCGCGCCCAGTGGGCGGTGAGCTCGGGCGCGGTGGCGCTCATGATCGACACCGCCACGACGCCGTAGGGGAGCTGGAAGAAGATGTAGGCGTACGTGTAGGCGGTGACGGCGCCCGTGCCCACCTTCTCGGACAGGGCGAGAACGACCACCAGCGCGATCTGGTTGGTGACCACCAGGCCGAACGTCCACCCCGACAGGCGCAGGATCGTCCGCACGGCGTCGTGGCGGAAATCGGGCTTCCAGCGCAGATGGAGCCCGGCGCGTCGGAGGCTCGGGATCATGAGGGCCGCTTGGGCCACGACCCCCGCCGTCGTGCCCAGGCCCAGCAGCAGCAGCTGGCCGGAGTTGTGGTCCACCCCGCCGACCGAGGCGTGGCGCACCGTCGTGCCGAAGACGAGCAGGACGACGATGAGCACCACGTTGTTGGCGACGGGGGTGAACATCGGCGCCCCGAACCGCCGGCGGGCGTTGAGCAGTGCGGTGCCCAGGCTGATGAACCCGTAACAGGTGAGCTGGGGCACGAACAGCCACAGCAGGTCCGTGGCCACCCGCCGTTCCTGGGCGGCCCCGGCTCCGTGGTTCAGCGACGTGGTGACGTGGACGAGCGGCGATGCCACCACCACGAACAGCAGCGAGGCTACGGCGATCACGATCATCGTCACGCTCACCACGGCGGAGACCGCGTCCCACGCCTCGTCCTCGGAGCGCGTGGTGAGGCGCTCCACGAACACCGGGACGAACGTCGCCGACAGGATCCCCCCGAGGACCACGTCGTGGACGATGTTGGGCATCGTGTTGGCGAGGTTGTAGGCGTCGGCCAGCTGCTTGGAGCCCAACGCGTAGGCGAGGGCGAAGATCCGCAGCACCCCCGTGGCCCGCGACAGGGTCGTGCCGACGGCCATGACGGCGGTGGCCCTGCCGACGTCCGGCCTGTCGCCGGCATCGGACACCTCGGGGACGACGACGCCGCGCCCCACGCGCCCGCTCTGCGTGGCGTCGTCGGCCTCGGCCACGGCCTCGGCCTCGACGCCGGCCTCGGCGATGGTGCCGTCCGGGCGTCCTGCGTCCTCGGTTTCTTCGGTCCCGTCCGTCCGTGCCGTCCCGTCGGTCCCGTCGGTCCCGTCGGTCCCGTCCGGATGGTCCGAGCGGGGCCCACCGCGCTCCTGGCCGGCACCGGCCACCGAGGTCTCACCGGTGCCCTCGGGACCGGTGTCGGTGTCGCCGGCGTCGTCACCGTCGGGGAACGCGCCGCTCACATTGCCCTGTCCGCCGCCGCGTCCCGGGTCGCCGGGTCCGGGGTCGCCGGGCCCGGGGTCGCCAGGTCCGGGGTCGCCAGGTTCCAGGTCGTCGTCGATCGGGAACACGTCGTCGGAGACGGCAGCCTCGGCCCAGTCCGCCAGGTCGGCCCGGCCGTCCCCGCGCTCGTCGCCCGCCCCCACCGCCCCCGTGCCGGTGGGACCGTCGGGCCCGGTCATGGCGCGCCTTCGGGTGCGGTGGTGTCCGCGCCGCTCTCCGGGTCACCGGCGCCCCCGGCGGCGTCGCGCGAGTGGGCCCCCCGGCGCCTCCACCGGCCCCGCCACAGCGTCCGGCCCCACCAGGCGGCGAGAACGAGCGCGGCACCGGCCGACAGGGCGATGGCGACGGCGGAGGTCGACATGGACCGCACGGTGAGCTGTCCGTTCGCCAGGACGAGGACTCCCTGCGGGCTCGACAGCGTCACGTCGACGCGGAAGTCGCCCGCGGTGCGCGACTGCATGCTGACGTAGACGGCGTTGGTGGCGTGGTCGAGCACGCATACCGACGAGAAGCTCGAGCGCCCCGCCGAGCTGCGCACCTCGGGCGCCCGGCACTGTCCCCCCGGCGACTGGGCGGACGCCCCCGGGAACTGGAGCTTGTCGCTCGTGAGCCGCACCACCACCGTGACCGGGTACGGCGCGTTGCGCACCACGGTGATGGGCACGCTGGCCGCCCCTGCGGTGAGTCGGATGGTGTCGGAGCGCACCGACAGCAGCTGCAGGCTCGCGTCGAGCGCCGACTCGAAACCGGCGACGGCCCGTTGCTGCTGGCGCGGCGTCAAGGTGCTCGCCTCCGCCGCCAGGAGGAGGTCGTCGAGGCCCTGGGCCGCCGCCGCCCCCGCCGCCGAGCCCGCCACCGCACTGGCGAATCCCTGCTGGCGCCCCCGCGCCCCCCGCAGGGCGCCCACGGGCAGGGCGGCAGGTGCGGCGGCCACCGGCCGGCGGGTGCTGGGCTGGTGGTCCACACCCACCGGGACCTGCTGGAAGAGCTGGTCGAGCGTCACCGGCTGGATCACGGGGTTGCCCTGGAGGCCCCCCAGGGCGGCCGACACGAAGGCGGCCTGGGGGGCCCACTCGGGCGGTGCCACCGCCACCACCCCGCGCGGTGCAGGGGTGCCCCCGGTGCCCCGCAGGTTGGGGGCCTCGTAGTAGATGAGCGACAGGTCCGCCATCAGTTGCGCCGCCGCCAGCGCCGGGTCGCTGCCGGCCCCGGCGGCGAGGTGGGCCCCGAGGCCCGGGTCCGAGACCGCGGCGGTGACCGATGCGCCGTGCCCCGAGGTCAGGGTGAACGGCTGGGAGGTGGTGAGCGGCCCGGTGGGCCCCGTCACCCCGGCCTGGGGGACGACCATGTGCCCGTCCACGGGCGCCAGCAGGTCGAGCGCGGCCTGGTCGAGGGGCGCGGCGGCCACCCACGTGCCCGTGGAGGCATGCACGCCCGTGCCCGTGGCGGCCAGCGTCTGGGCGGCTCGGCGGGTCTGCGCCCGCAGCTCGCCCGCCAGCCCGGCGTCGGCCAGGGCGGTGGCGTCGACGGGCACGTAGGACTGCGACAGCGTCTGCCGGGCGGGCGACGCCGCCAGGGCGGCCACGGCCGTCGTCATCCGGGCCCGGGCCGCCCCACCCAGGCGCCCGAGCGTGGCCGGGTCGGGGGCCAGGGTGAGGGGCACCTCTCCGGCGCCCGCGACCGCGTCCACCAGCCCTTGGAGCCGGGCGACGGCGGCGCTCGGGGGTGGGGCCACCCGACCGTCGGCCCCGGCCGTGGGTGGCGCCAGGCCGAGCGGGGCGACCAACGCCACGCGTAGCGGCTGGCTGGCGGGGGACGGGTCGTCGTAGACGAGGTAGGTGATGAGCTGTGCCCCCGACGCGCCGTCGGCGGACCGCGGCGACGAGGGGTCGTCGAGGGCGATCTTGACCGGGTAGACGTCAGCGCAGCTCCCCGGCTGGCAGCCGAGGTCGGCCGTCCAGTCACCGGTGTCGCTGGGGGTGGTGTCGCCCACGACGGGGATCGTGAGATGGGTGACCCCCTGGGCATCGGTGGTGAGCGAGGACACCGACAGGGCGGGCGACCGGGAGGCGACCAGGCCCAGGGAGCGCCCGCTCATCGTCTCGTCGAAGGCCGAGCGGCTCGTCAGGTGGTCGTAGACCGTGATCGACAGCTCGAGCGACGATCGGGCCGCGCCGCTCGCGATGCGCAGGTCCAGGGTGAGGTCCTGGTCGGGCGCGTGGGGCCCGACCCAGGCGGACTGGCGGACGAGCGTCAGGCTGTCGGTGGCGCGGCCCGAGGCTGCGGCCACGACCGGGGCCACCGGACCCGGGTCGGGTGTCGGGGCGTGCGCCGCCGGTGCCGCCCGACGCGGGACCGCTGCCACCGCGGCCGCGCTCGTCCCGAGCGAGCCGAGAAGCGCGGCGCAGGCCATGGCGGTGCCCCCGAGGCCGGTGGACCGCCGGGGGGTCGGGCGCCCCTGTCGCCAGACGCCGCGCCGCCGGACGCCGCGCCGCCGGACGCTGCGCCGACCCGTGTCGGGGGTGCGGTCACCGCCGCGTGCGGGAGCCATGCTCGCCTCGGTCCGGTCCACCTCGGCGTCGCAGCCTAATGGCCGCACCGGTGACGGCCACGGCCCGGCGCGGCACGCGCCGTGCCGACGGGCGCGGTCCTACAGGCCGAACCGGGCGGCGCGCAGCGCCGCCACGGCCTCGGCCGGCCCCCCCAGTTCCACGCGGGCGGCCGCGGTGCGCCCCGTCAGGAAGAGGACGATCTCGCCTGCGGTCCCGGTGAGCGTGGCGGGCGTCGGCCCCGGGCGGGCGTGGATGACCTCGCCGTCGGGTCGGACGAGGTCGAGGCCGGTCCCCTTGAGCGAGCGGGTCAGGAATTTGGCGCTGCGTCGCAGGGACTTCCACAGGGCGGCCTCCACCGGCGCGACCTCGGGGCCACGGCGCGGCGTGTCGTCTCCGCCGCCGCGCCGGACGTCCTCGTGGTGCACGAAGTACTCCGTCAGGTTGATGACGGCGTCGAACGGTGCGGTCCACGGGGGCGGCCCGCGTCGCACGCGCGCCACCAGCTCCTCGTAGGTGTGCGCCGCCTTGGTGCGCGCCAGGATGCGGGCCGTGAGGGCCGCCGCCGCGCCCCCCATGACGAGCCCGGGACCGGCCAGGGGGTTGCGCTCGCGGATGACGAGATGGGCGGCGAGGTCGGCGGTCAGCCACCCCTCGCACAGCGTGGGCGCCGAGGGGCCCACCGCCAGGAAGAGGTCGCACAGCGCGGCGCGCTCGGCACGCTGGGGTGGGAGACCGGCCATCTGTGGCGGACCCTAGGACCGGGGCCGGCGTACGGTCAACGCACGTCGGCGGGGCGCCGCGGCCCGGGCACTACCCTCGCACCGGTGATCCCCGAGCGGTTCCAGCCCCTGGTCGACGCCACCGCCGAGCTGGCGCGGCGCTTCGAGGGTGCCGGCCGGCACCTCTACCTGGTGGGCGGCTCGGTCCGCGACGCGTTCGCCCCCGACGCCGACCTGGCCGACAAGCGCGACTTCGACCTCACCACCGAGGCCCTCCCCGACGAGGTGGAGCGCATCGTGAAGGGCTGGGCCGACGCCGTGTGGCTCCAGGGCAAGCGGTTCGGCACCGTGGGTGCCGCGCACGGCGGCCTCGACTACGAGATCACCACCCATCGCGCCGAGGTGTACCACGCCGACTCGCGCAAGCCCGACGTCTCCTTCGGTGACTCCGTCGAGGTGGACCTCTCCCGGCGCGACTTCACCGTCAACGCCGTGGCGCTGCGCCTCCCCGACCTCGAGCTGGTGGACCCCTTCGGCGGGCTCGCCGACCTGGCCGCCGGCCGCCTGCGGACGCCGCTCGCCCCCGAGACCTCGTTCGCAGACGACCCCCTGCGCATGCTGCGCGCGGCGCGCTTCATCGCCGGGTTCGGCCTCGAGCCCGCGCCCGAGCTCGTGGCCGCCGTGCGCGCCATGCACGACCGGTTGTCGATCGTGTCCGCCGAGCGCGTCCGCGACGAGCTCGACAAGCTCGTGGTGGTGCAGAAGCCCTCACCGGGGCTGTGGTTCATGGTGGAGACCGGGCTGGCGGGCGAGTTCCTCCCCGAGCTCCCGGGCCTCGCCCTCGAGCAGGACCCCATCCACCGCCACAAGGACGTCCTGGCCCACACCCTGGCCGTCGTGGACAAGACGGGCCCCGACCGCCTGCTGCGACTGGCGGCGCTGCTGCACGACATCGGCAAGCCCCGCACCCGCGAGTTCGGCCCCGGTGGCGTGACGTTCCACCATCACGAGGTGGTCGGGGCGCGCATGACGCGCCAGCGGCTCAACGCCCTGCGCTACTCCCACGAGGACGTCGAGGTCGTCACCCGCCTCGTGGAGCTGCACCTGCGCTTCCACACCTACCGCCTGGGATGGACCGACCGCGCCGTGCGGCGCTACGTCCGCGACGCCGGCCCGCTCCTGGAGCGGCTCAACGAGCTCACCCGGTCGGACTGCACCACCCGCAACGCGGCGCGCGCCCGGGCGCTCGAGAAGCGCATGGACGAGTTGGAGCGCCGCATCGAGGAGCTGCGCGCCCAGGAGGAGATCGACGCCATCCGCCCCGAGCTCGACGGCCGGGCGGTGATGGCCCACCTCGGCGTGCCGCCGGGGCCGGTGGTGGGCGACGCCCTGGAATTCCTGCTCGAGCTGCGCCTCGACGAGGGCCCCCTGGGCGAGGA
This region of Acidimicrobiales bacterium genomic DNA includes:
- a CDS encoding DUF6049 family protein, producing the protein MDRTEASMAPARGGDRTPDTGRRSVRRRGVRRRGVWRQGRPTPRRSTGLGGTAMACAALLGSLGTSAAAVAAVPRRAAPAAHAPTPDPGPVAPVVAAASGRATDSLTLVRQSAWVGPHAPDQDLTLDLRIASGAARSSLELSITVYDHLTSRSAFDETMSGRSLGLVASRSPALSVSSLTTDAQGVTHLTIPVVGDTTPSDTGDWTADLGCQPGSCADVYPVKIALDDPSSPRSADGASGAQLITYLVYDDPSPASQPLRVALVAPLGLAPPTAGADGRVAPPPSAAVARLQGLVDAVAGAGEVPLTLAPDPATLGRLGGAARARMTTAVAALAASPARQTLSQSYVPVDATALADAGLAGELRAQTRRAAQTLAATGTGVHASTGTWVAAAPLDQAALDLLAPVDGHMVVPQAGVTGPTGPLTTSQPFTLTSGHGASVTAAVSDPGLGAHLAAGAGSDPALAAAQLMADLSLIYYEAPNLRGTGGTPAPRGVVAVAPPEWAPQAAFVSAALGGLQGNPVIQPVTLDQLFQQVPVGVDHQPSTRRPVAAAPAALPVGALRGARGRQQGFASAVAGSAAGAAAAQGLDDLLLAAEASTLTPRQQQRAVAGFESALDASLQLLSVRSDTIRLTAGAASVPITVVRNAPYPVTVVVRLTSDKLQFPGASAQSPGGQCRAPEVRSSAGRSSFSSVCVLDHATNAVYVSMQSRTAGDFRVDVTLSSPQGVLVLANGQLTVRSMSTSAVAIALSAGAALVLAAWWGRTLWRGRWRRRGAHSRDAAGGAGDPESGADTTAPEGAP
- a CDS encoding TIGR03085 family metal-binding protein, coding for MAGLPPQRAERAALCDLFLAVGPSAPTLCEGWLTADLAAHLVIRERNPLAGPGLVMGGAAAALTARILARTKAAHTYEELVARVRRGPPPWTAPFDAVINLTEYFVHHEDVRRGGGDDTPRRGPEVAPVEAALWKSLRRSAKFLTRSLKGTGLDLVRPDGEVIHARPGPTPATLTGTAGEIVLFLTGRTAAARVELGGPAEAVAALRAARFGL
- a CDS encoding CCA tRNA nucleotidyltransferase, coding for MIPERFQPLVDATAELARRFEGAGRHLYLVGGSVRDAFAPDADLADKRDFDLTTEALPDEVERIVKGWADAVWLQGKRFGTVGAAHGGLDYEITTHRAEVYHADSRKPDVSFGDSVEVDLSRRDFTVNAVALRLPDLELVDPFGGLADLAAGRLRTPLAPETSFADDPLRMLRAARFIAGFGLEPAPELVAAVRAMHDRLSIVSAERVRDELDKLVVVQKPSPGLWFMVETGLAGEFLPELPGLALEQDPIHRHKDVLAHTLAVVDKTGPDRLLRLAALLHDIGKPRTREFGPGGVTFHHHEVVGARMTRQRLNALRYSHEDVEVVTRLVELHLRFHTYRLGWTDRAVRRYVRDAGPLLERLNELTRSDCTTRNAARARALEKRMDELERRIEELRAQEEIDAIRPELDGRAVMAHLGVPPGPVVGDALEFLLELRLDEGPLGEEEALKRLDAWWADRQASAG